From a single Planctellipticum variicoloris genomic region:
- the accB gene encoding acetyl-CoA carboxylase biotin carboxyl carrier protein — MSSKDSASRDPFDLEKLRQLVEMMEKHGLTEVSLRHGEEQWRLRRGGRAEPVLTAVPQAAAPVVAAPAAAPAPVAPASAPAAVEPAGVEIKSPTVGTFYASPSPDEPAFLQVGTKVSPDTIVCLIEAMKVFNQIPAEVSGTVTAILVKNGDAVEYGQPLFRVKP; from the coding sequence ATGTCATCCAAGGATTCTGCATCGCGAGATCCGTTCGATCTTGAGAAGCTGCGGCAGCTTGTCGAGATGATGGAGAAGCACGGTTTGACGGAGGTGAGCCTCCGGCATGGCGAAGAGCAATGGCGGCTGCGCCGCGGCGGTCGCGCCGAACCGGTGCTGACGGCCGTTCCGCAGGCGGCGGCTCCGGTGGTCGCCGCCCCGGCGGCGGCGCCAGCGCCCGTTGCGCCGGCGTCGGCCCCGGCGGCGGTCGAACCGGCGGGGGTCGAGATCAAGAGTCCGACGGTCGGAACCTTCTATGCGTCTCCCTCGCCGGACGAGCCTGCGTTCCTGCAGGTGGGGACGAAGGTCTCGCCGGATACGATTGTCTGTCTGATTGAGGCCATGAAGGTTTTCAACCAGATTCCCGCTGAAGTGAGCGGCACCGTGACTGCCATCCTTGTTAAGAATGGCGACGCCGTCGAGTACGGTCAGCCTCTCTTCCGCGTCAAGCCGTAA
- a CDS encoding phosphoribosylformylglycinamidine synthase subunit PurQ, translating to MPAPRVCVLRAPGTNCDPETAFAFENCGGRPERVHLFRLLEQPTLLDEFQVLCVPGGFSYGDDIGAGVIFGSELRTRLGDAVQRFLQADKLALGICNGFQTLLKAGVLPGGAAGWSTGGREQATATLTWNNNGKYTARWVRLRVAAANNVFLRGMTEIDVPIAHAEGRLVVSDPALIEQWRSSGQVALQYIPWAGTDGASHPVNERWAANPNGAVGDIAGLGDPSGRVLGLMPHPERFLFATQHPHWTRLGMKGEGAGMQVFRNAVEYFR from the coding sequence ATGCCCGCCCCCCGCGTCTGCGTCCTTCGTGCTCCCGGCACCAACTGCGACCCCGAGACTGCGTTCGCCTTCGAGAACTGCGGAGGGCGTCCGGAGCGGGTGCATCTGTTTCGACTGCTCGAGCAGCCGACGCTGCTCGACGAGTTTCAGGTGCTGTGCGTTCCGGGGGGGTTCAGTTACGGGGACGATATCGGGGCCGGAGTGATTTTTGGATCCGAGCTGCGGACCCGTCTGGGGGACGCGGTCCAGCGATTTCTGCAGGCGGACAAGCTGGCGCTGGGGATCTGCAACGGGTTTCAGACGTTGTTGAAGGCGGGAGTGCTGCCGGGGGGCGCGGCAGGCTGGAGCACGGGGGGGCGCGAGCAGGCGACGGCCACGCTGACCTGGAACAACAACGGCAAGTACACGGCACGCTGGGTGCGGTTGCGGGTAGCGGCTGCGAACAATGTGTTCCTGCGGGGGATGACGGAGATTGATGTTCCCATCGCGCATGCGGAAGGTCGGCTGGTGGTGTCCGATCCGGCGTTGATCGAACAGTGGCGGAGTTCGGGGCAGGTTGCGTTGCAGTATATTCCGTGGGCGGGGACCGACGGGGCGTCGCATCCGGTCAACGAGCGCTGGGCGGCCAATCCGAACGGCGCGGTCGGGGACATTGCGGGGCTGGGGGATCCGTCGGGGCGGGTGCTGGGGCTGATGCCGCACCCGGAGCGATTTCTGTTTGCGACGCAACATCCGCACTGGACGCGACTTGGAATGAAGGGTGAAGGGGCGGGCATGCAAGTCTTCCGCAACGCGGTAGAATACTTCCGGTAG
- a CDS encoding IS110 family transposase: MCPMQSPIHRARFSIPIPRRVCGLLCASARNLLGLGFSASSASRMLNPSTPCGVMGHAAGAASERSDEAAPAAAADRSIASGASEPAAELDRRRHGRTSPNSRLSRKRSRNSPSSHLRDWEHAIDPRIHIGIDVSKARLDVAMSDSSSLLAVDNDLKGFLKLLKQLPPPDRCQVVMEATGTYHFDAFLCLNDHGYHVAVVPPIRVRAFATGAGWIAKTDAIDARVLVRYSKVAELQITEKPSDFQLKLHALVTRRRQLVDLHVQESNHFEAARDKAVKDDIEQTRNMLKIRITAIEKQIDDLCDSDPDAKRRVELMTSVPGIAKRTAAVLLGELPELGDANRQQVGALVGVAPYNRDSGKSSKLRSIRGGRASVRSALYMAALTASRCNPVIRPFYRRLKDAGKPSKVCLTACIRKLLTILNAMIKSDTAWNHGLQNA; encoded by the coding sequence ATGTGCCCGATGCAATCCCCCATACATCGGGCCCGATTTTCTATCCCCATTCCTCGACGTGTCTGCGGACTCCTCTGTGCCTCTGCGAGAAATCTTCTCGGCCTTGGCTTCTCCGCGTCCTCCGCGTCTCGTATGTTGAATCCATCTACCCCGTGTGGTGTCATGGGACACGCGGCGGGGGCCGCTTCGGAGCGTAGCGACGAAGCGGCCCCCGCCGCGGCCGCCGACAGATCGATCGCGTCTGGGGCCTCAGAGCCCGCCGCGGAGCTGGATCGTCGTCGGCATGGTCGTACCAGCCCGAACAGCCGTTTGAGCCGGAAGCGTTCTCGAAACTCTCCGAGCTCGCATTTACGAGATTGGGAACACGCCATCGACCCCCGCATCCACATCGGCATCGACGTCTCCAAGGCACGACTCGATGTCGCCATGTCCGACTCCTCTTCCCTCCTGGCCGTCGACAACGACCTCAAGGGCTTCCTGAAACTCCTCAAGCAGCTCCCCCCACCCGACCGCTGCCAGGTCGTCATGGAGGCCACCGGCACCTATCACTTCGACGCCTTCCTCTGTCTCAACGATCACGGGTATCACGTCGCCGTCGTGCCCCCCATCCGCGTCCGCGCCTTTGCCACAGGGGCCGGATGGATCGCCAAAACCGACGCCATCGACGCACGCGTCCTCGTTCGTTACTCCAAGGTCGCCGAACTCCAGATCACCGAAAAACCCTCCGATTTCCAGCTCAAACTCCACGCACTCGTCACTCGCCGACGGCAGCTCGTCGACCTCCACGTCCAGGAGTCCAATCACTTCGAAGCCGCTCGCGACAAGGCCGTCAAAGACGACATCGAGCAAACCCGAAACATGCTCAAAATACGCATCACTGCCATCGAAAAACAGATCGACGATCTCTGCGACTCCGACCCCGATGCCAAACGCCGCGTCGAACTCATGACCTCCGTCCCAGGCATCGCCAAACGGACAGCCGCCGTGCTCCTCGGAGAACTCCCCGAACTCGGCGACGCCAACCGCCAGCAGGTCGGAGCACTCGTCGGCGTCGCCCCCTACAACCGCGACAGCGGCAAGTCCTCCAAACTCAGATCCATCCGCGGCGGCAGAGCCTCCGTCCGTTCCGCTCTCTACATGGCGGCACTCACCGCCTCACGCTGCAACCCCGTCATCAGACCGTTCTATCGCAGACTCAAAGACGCCGGTAAGCCAAGCAAGGTCTGCCTCACCGCCTGCATCCGCAAACTCCTGACCATCCTCAACGCGATGATCAAATCCGACACCGCCTGGAACCACGGACTCCAGAATGCGTAA
- the accC gene encoding acetyl-CoA carboxylase biotin carboxylase subunit: MFQRILVANRGEIALRILRACREMGIETVAVFSEADRGADYLRMADESICIGPAQAAGSYLLIKNIISAAEIGNVQAIHPGYGFLAENEHFAEVCRSCNIEFIGPSVDAMSKLGDKVTAKEIAKAAKVPLVPGSDGLVATEAEALQIANRIGYPVLIKATAGGGGKGMRVARNDISLKTGLKQAAMEAEKAFNNAGVYIEKYVENPRHVEVQIIADLHGEVVHLWERDCSTQRRHQKLIEESPAPNLPQAVREEICKSAVRLVKSAGYTNAGTVEFIVDKDHNFYFIEVNARIQVEHPVSELVTGIDLIQQQIRVAAGEPLPWKQRNIPCNGAAIEVRINAEDPENDFRGCPGRITKLRVPGGHGVRFDSHVHEGYFIPPYYDSMIGKLIVYKPTREEAIACLKRCLDEFVLEGVKTSIPLLKKILNQAAFVEGRMDTTFVEQHLVSKT; encoded by the coding sequence ATGTTTCAACGCATCCTTGTCGCCAATCGGGGCGAAATCGCCCTGCGGATCCTCCGCGCCTGTCGCGAGATGGGGATCGAAACGGTCGCCGTCTTCAGCGAGGCGGACCGGGGCGCCGACTATCTCCGCATGGCGGACGAGTCGATCTGCATCGGGCCCGCGCAGGCGGCGGGCAGCTATCTGCTGATCAAGAACATCATCAGCGCGGCCGAGATCGGCAACGTTCAGGCGATCCATCCGGGCTACGGCTTCCTGGCTGAGAACGAGCACTTTGCCGAGGTCTGCCGGAGCTGCAACATCGAGTTCATCGGTCCGTCCGTGGACGCGATGTCCAAGCTGGGGGACAAGGTCACGGCAAAGGAAATCGCCAAGGCGGCGAAAGTGCCGCTGGTTCCGGGGAGCGACGGACTGGTGGCGACTGAGGCCGAGGCGCTGCAGATCGCCAACCGGATCGGTTATCCGGTGCTGATCAAGGCGACTGCCGGCGGAGGCGGCAAGGGGATGCGGGTTGCCCGCAATGACATTTCGCTGAAGACCGGGCTCAAGCAGGCGGCGATGGAAGCGGAGAAGGCGTTCAATAACGCCGGCGTTTACATCGAGAAGTACGTCGAGAATCCTCGACACGTCGAAGTCCAGATCATCGCCGACCTGCATGGCGAAGTGGTGCACCTGTGGGAGCGGGATTGCTCGACGCAGCGACGGCACCAGAAGCTGATCGAGGAATCGCCGGCTCCGAACCTGCCGCAGGCGGTGCGGGAGGAGATCTGCAAGTCGGCGGTGCGGCTGGTGAAGTCGGCGGGGTATACCAACGCGGGAACGGTTGAGTTCATCGTCGACAAAGACCACAACTTCTACTTCATCGAAGTGAATGCGCGGATTCAGGTCGAGCACCCGGTCAGCGAGCTGGTCACCGGGATCGATCTGATCCAGCAGCAGATCCGGGTCGCCGCGGGGGAACCGCTTCCCTGGAAGCAGCGGAACATTCCGTGCAACGGAGCGGCGATCGAAGTTCGGATCAATGCGGAGGATCCGGAGAATGATTTCCGCGGCTGCCCGGGACGGATTACAAAATTGCGAGTGCCGGGCGGGCATGGGGTGCGGTTTGATTCGCACGTCCACGAGGGATATTTCATTCCGCCGTACTATGATTCCATGATCGGCAAGCTGATCGTCTACAAGCCGACGCGGGAGGAGGCGATCGCCTGCCTGAAGCGTTGTCTGGACGAATTCGTGCTGGAAGGCGTGAAGACTTCGATTCCGCTGCTGAAGAAAATCTTGAACCAGGCGGCCTTCGTCGAGGGCCGGATGGACACGACGTTCGTTGAACAACATTTGGTGAGCAAGACATGA
- a CDS encoding sigma 54-interacting transcriptional regulator, which yields MSDRPRTLGELRQSGYQSVSVKQELRRNLIGKLRRGETLFPGILGYDETVLPQIEHAILSQHDMLFLGLRGQGKTRMLRMLVTLLDEAIPVVVGSEIQDDPLAPLSRYARDLVAVKGDDAPVEWIGRDQRYHEKLATPDVTIADLIGEVDLVKHAEGRHLASEDVMHFGLIPRSHRGIFCMNELPDLSPKIQVGLFNVLEERDVQIRGFTVRLPLDLCLVFSANPEDYTNRGRIVTPLKDRIGSVIRTHYPLTRELGMEITAQNAWGDRDGAHVVVPGFMAEVVEETSRLARTSPHVNPASGVSVRMSVANYENMVSSAERRAILAGAATAVCRVSDLSQLAASTRGKLELLMSEEPGQEDRLLERLIQEAIKNVFDQRFTTKQFRNFVEQFEGGRTLELHDRMTPGEVLKAVDGFRGFRGQIETAARELAPELQTGETEEGLLAAVAEFVVEALHSHNRLNKTPKSGRSVYGS from the coding sequence ATGTCGGACCGACCCCGGACTCTTGGTGAACTGCGTCAGAGCGGCTATCAGTCTGTCAGCGTCAAGCAGGAGCTGCGGCGGAATCTGATCGGCAAGCTCCGGCGGGGGGAAACGCTGTTTCCCGGCATTCTGGGGTACGACGAGACCGTACTGCCGCAGATCGAGCACGCAATTCTATCGCAGCACGACATGCTGTTTCTGGGCCTGCGGGGCCAGGGGAAGACCCGCATGCTGCGGATGCTGGTCACTCTGCTCGACGAGGCCATTCCTGTTGTCGTCGGCTCCGAGATTCAGGACGATCCGCTGGCGCCGCTGTCGCGGTACGCCCGCGATCTGGTGGCGGTGAAGGGAGACGACGCTCCCGTCGAATGGATCGGCCGCGACCAGCGGTATCACGAAAAGCTGGCGACGCCGGATGTGACAATCGCCGATCTGATCGGCGAAGTCGATCTGGTCAAGCACGCCGAAGGGCGGCACCTGGCGAGTGAAGACGTGATGCATTTCGGTCTGATTCCCCGGAGCCATCGGGGCATCTTCTGCATGAACGAGCTGCCCGATCTGAGCCCGAAGATTCAGGTGGGGCTGTTCAACGTGCTGGAAGAACGGGACGTACAGATCCGCGGATTCACGGTCCGGCTGCCGCTGGATCTGTGCCTGGTGTTCAGCGCCAATCCGGAGGATTACACCAACCGCGGGCGGATCGTGACGCCCTTGAAGGATCGAATTGGCAGCGTGATCCGGACGCACTATCCGCTGACGCGGGAACTGGGGATGGAGATTACCGCCCAGAACGCGTGGGGCGACCGGGACGGAGCGCACGTCGTCGTGCCGGGATTCATGGCGGAAGTGGTCGAAGAAACGTCGCGTCTGGCCCGGACGAGTCCCCACGTGAACCCTGCCTCGGGGGTCAGCGTGCGGATGTCGGTGGCGAACTACGAAAACATGGTCTCCAGCGCCGAACGTCGGGCGATTCTGGCCGGGGCGGCGACGGCGGTCTGCCGGGTGAGCGATTTGAGTCAGCTTGCGGCGAGCACGCGCGGCAAGCTGGAACTGCTGATGAGCGAGGAGCCGGGACAGGAGGATCGGCTGCTGGAGCGGCTGATTCAGGAAGCGATCAAGAACGTCTTCGACCAGCGGTTCACCACGAAGCAGTTCCGGAACTTCGTGGAGCAGTTCGAAGGGGGGCGGACGCTGGAGCTGCATGACCGGATGACGCCGGGGGAAGTGCTGAAGGCTGTCGACGGCTTCCGGGGATTCCGCGGTCAGATCGAGACGGCGGCTCGGGAACTGGCTCCGGAGTTGCAGACGGGGGAGACTGAAGAAGGGCTGCTGGCGGCGGTGGCGGAGTTTGTCGTGGAGGCGCTGCACAGCCACAACCGGTTGAACAAAACGCCGAAGTCCGGGAGATCGGTTTACGGGAGTTAG
- a CDS encoding 4a-hydroxytetrahydrobiopterin dehydratase: MSACELTAKRCVPCEGGVPKLTPEEAGGLLASVPGWSIVHNGERIRREWTVKHFRAGMAFFNRVTEVAESEGHHPDLHLVGYRNVAIEIWTHAIGGLSENDFILAAKIDQLPVELKS, translated from the coding sequence ATGTCGGCGTGTGAACTGACTGCGAAACGTTGCGTTCCGTGCGAAGGGGGCGTTCCGAAGCTGACGCCGGAGGAGGCGGGCGGATTGCTGGCGAGCGTTCCCGGCTGGTCGATCGTGCACAATGGCGAGCGGATCCGGCGGGAGTGGACGGTCAAGCATTTCCGGGCGGGGATGGCGTTCTTCAACCGCGTTACGGAAGTGGCCGAGAGCGAGGGGCATCACCCCGATCTGCACCTTGTCGGTTACCGGAACGTGGCGATCGAGATCTGGACGCACGCGATCGGCGGCTTGTCCGAGAACGATTTCATCCTGGCGGCGAAGATCGATCAGTTGCCGGTGGAATTGAAGAGCTGA
- a CDS encoding endonuclease/exonuclease/phosphatase family protein, with amino-acid sequence MRILSYNIHKGIGGRDRRYRLERIVGVIQHEAPDFICLQEVDRNVARSRHHNQPELLAEQLNAVNKLYQLNVKLKEGGYGNLMLSRWPFLEQHQISLTLRSRKPRGGQLAIVETPEGPVRIVNWHLGLAEVERHWQVRRFLEHHLFRQSAALPTLIIGDSNDWRNTLANGPFAVHGFHHVTAPASRFRSFPAYLPMGSLDKAFCCRKVQIEHARVAQTKLTRDASDHLPLIIDFSVKKAE; translated from the coding sequence ATGCGGATACTCAGCTACAACATTCATAAGGGAATCGGCGGACGCGACCGTCGCTATCGCCTGGAGCGAATCGTCGGTGTCATCCAGCACGAAGCCCCCGACTTCATCTGCCTCCAGGAAGTCGACCGGAACGTCGCTCGCTCGCGGCACCACAACCAGCCCGAACTCCTCGCCGAGCAGTTGAACGCCGTCAACAAACTCTATCAGCTCAACGTCAAGCTGAAAGAAGGGGGGTACGGAAACCTGATGCTCAGCCGCTGGCCGTTCCTCGAACAGCATCAGATTTCGCTGACCCTCCGATCGCGGAAGCCGCGCGGCGGTCAACTGGCGATCGTCGAAACCCCCGAAGGGCCGGTCCGGATCGTCAACTGGCACCTCGGCCTCGCCGAAGTCGAGCGCCACTGGCAGGTCCGACGGTTCCTCGAACACCACCTGTTTCGACAGTCCGCAGCCCTCCCGACGTTGATCATCGGCGACAGCAACGACTGGCGGAACACGCTCGCCAACGGACCGTTCGCCGTCCACGGCTTTCACCACGTCACCGCGCCGGCCTCACGCTTTCGCTCATTCCCGGCGTACCTGCCAATGGGTTCGCTCGACAAAGCCTTCTGCTGCAGGAAGGTCCAGATCGAACATGCCCGTGTCGCGCAGACCAAGCTGACTCGCGACGCGTCGGATCATCTGCCGCTGATCATCGATTTCTCAGTGAAGAAAGCCGAATAG
- a CDS encoding 6-phosphofructokinase — protein MKVGILTGGGDCPGLNPVIRGVVRTVCNAGGQVVGLLQGWRGAIQGITTELTIANTDDIIHKGGTILGSSRTNPYKKAEDVQQLLETYKTLGLDALVAIGGDDTLGVASRLYADHKLNTVGCPKTIDNDLSCTDVTFGFDTAINICIEAIDRLRTTAESHRRIIVVETMGRHAGWIACETGMAAAADYVLVPEVEVNLKQMCDVLLARRAAGKMYGIVVVSEGAVVTPEEGLVTTNAKIDEFGHVSLGGVGNLVAEIIEKKTGIETRCVVLGHLQRGGTPTAFDRVLGTRLGVGAGRLVLEKKFGRMIALQGTSIVDVALADATGKLKTLDPQFYRDSAEFFT, from the coding sequence ATGAAAGTCGGCATTCTGACCGGCGGCGGCGACTGCCCCGGCCTGAACCCAGTCATTCGCGGCGTGGTTCGCACGGTTTGCAATGCAGGCGGCCAGGTGGTGGGTCTGCTGCAGGGGTGGCGCGGCGCGATCCAGGGGATCACGACCGAACTGACGATCGCGAACACCGACGACATCATTCACAAGGGTGGAACGATTCTCGGTTCGTCGCGGACGAATCCGTACAAGAAGGCCGAGGACGTTCAGCAACTGCTGGAAACGTACAAGACGCTGGGGCTCGACGCACTGGTCGCGATCGGCGGCGACGACACGCTGGGAGTGGCCAGCCGGCTGTATGCCGACCACAAGCTGAACACGGTCGGCTGTCCGAAGACGATCGACAACGATCTGAGCTGCACCGACGTGACGTTCGGGTTCGATACCGCGATCAACATCTGTATCGAGGCGATCGACCGGCTGCGGACGACTGCGGAGTCGCATCGGCGGATCATCGTTGTCGAGACGATGGGGCGGCATGCGGGCTGGATTGCGTGCGAAACCGGAATGGCCGCGGCGGCGGACTACGTTCTCGTCCCCGAGGTTGAAGTCAATCTGAAGCAGATGTGCGACGTGCTGCTGGCCCGGCGGGCCGCGGGTAAAATGTATGGCATCGTGGTCGTCAGCGAAGGAGCAGTCGTGACTCCCGAAGAGGGGCTGGTGACCACGAACGCCAAGATCGACGAATTCGGCCACGTCAGCCTGGGGGGCGTAGGGAACCTGGTCGCCGAGATCATCGAGAAGAAAACCGGGATCGAAACCCGGTGCGTGGTGCTGGGGCACCTGCAGCGCGGCGGGACGCCGACGGCCTTCGACCGCGTGCTCGGCACCCGTCTGGGCGTTGGCGCCGGCCGGCTGGTGCTGGAGAAGAAGTTTGGTCGGATGATCGCTCTGCAGGGGACGTCGATCGTCGACGTGGCGCTGGCGGACGCGACCGGCAAACTGAAGACGCTGGATCCGCAGTTCTACCGCGATTCGGCCGAGTTCTTTACGTAA
- a CDS encoding M24 family metallopeptidase, with amino-acid sequence MPVDRPAARRSKLLQGVRAAKLDALLVTNPINVTYLTGFTGDSSYLLIGPRKTVLFSDSRFETQLQDECPGLEVHIRTSKTQMGEVLTRELPKLGLKDLGIESASMTVAVRDHLAEKLAGLPLSPQVSLVEDLRQIKDAEEIQEIRIAVRQAEQGFQLLRALLKPEMTEREAANELEHAMRRFGALRAAFEPIVGVGPRSALPHGRPSGVHLSEAGFVLFDWGAVSPRGYHSDLTRVIPTGKLPPKLDKVYRVVLNAQEAAIAGIRPGRPAVEVDAIARKVIEDAGFGKFFGHGLGHGIGLQIHEEPRMSPISRDVFRPGMVVTVEPGIYLPGIGGVRIEDDILVTRDGCEVLSSVPKGLDSLA; translated from the coding sequence ATGCCCGTAGACCGCCCAGCCGCCCGCCGGTCGAAGCTGTTGCAGGGCGTTCGAGCCGCCAAGCTCGACGCGTTGCTGGTCACCAACCCGATCAATGTGACGTACCTCACGGGATTTACAGGTGACTCGAGTTACCTGCTGATCGGGCCGCGGAAGACGGTGCTGTTCAGCGACAGTCGTTTTGAGACACAGCTTCAGGATGAATGTCCAGGGCTGGAGGTTCATATCCGGACCTCCAAAACGCAGATGGGGGAGGTTCTCACTCGGGAACTGCCGAAACTGGGGCTGAAAGACCTCGGCATCGAGTCGGCTTCCATGACCGTCGCCGTTCGCGACCATCTCGCCGAGAAGCTCGCGGGACTGCCGCTCTCGCCGCAAGTCTCACTGGTGGAAGATCTTCGGCAGATCAAGGATGCCGAGGAAATCCAGGAAATCCGCATTGCGGTCCGGCAGGCGGAGCAGGGATTTCAACTGCTGCGAGCCTTGCTGAAACCGGAGATGACCGAGCGCGAGGCGGCCAACGAACTGGAGCATGCGATGCGCCGGTTCGGTGCGCTGCGGGCGGCCTTCGAGCCGATCGTGGGGGTCGGGCCCCGGTCCGCGCTGCCTCACGGACGACCCAGCGGAGTACACCTTTCCGAGGCGGGATTCGTGCTGTTTGACTGGGGGGCGGTGAGTCCGCGGGGGTATCACAGTGACTTGACGAGGGTTATACCCACCGGTAAACTCCCGCCCAAACTGGATAAGGTGTATAGAGTTGTGTTGAATGCGCAGGAGGCAGCGATCGCGGGAATCCGCCCCGGTCGGCCTGCTGTCGAAGTTGACGCAATCGCCCGGAAGGTGATCGAAGACGCTGGATTCGGCAAGTTTTTCGGCCACGGACTGGGACACGGCATCGGACTTCAGATTCACGAAGAGCCACGGATGAGTCCCATCTCCCGAGATGTGTTTCGTCCGGGGATGGTGGTGACAGTGGAACCGGGGATCTATCTGCCAGGGATCGGCGGCGTCCGGATTGAAGACGACATTCTGGTCACCCGCGACGGGTGCGAGGTGCTGTCTTCCGTCCCGAAGGGGCTGGATTCCCTGGCCTAG
- a CDS encoding rhamnulokinase: MAESCYLAIDLGAESGRLMAGLFNGQTIRLEEIHRFSNGPVHVAETLRWDVIRLWSEIQIGLAKAASRFGQSIVSVGVDTWGVDYVLLSKTGEILGQPYHYRDVRTSGMLDYAFSRAPRSEIFAQTGLQFMEINSLYQLVAMQRTNGPLLALADKFLMMPDFFHWLLCGSKVVEFTNATTSQCFHPVERNWSYDMLRRLELPTDMFPEVVPPGTKLGRLRESVARRAGLPRLDVVAPATHDTGAAIAAVPTDHTGSANWAYISSGTWSLMGLEVQHAVLSQRALELNVTNEGGIDGTYRLLKNIMGLWLVQQCRRSFERGGASYDYGLLTQIARDAHAFRCFVDPDAREFLAPEDMPSAICSWAQASGQEAPDSEGQIIRCCLESLALKYRQVLNWLEELSGERVEVIHIVGGGTQNELLNQFTANACGRPVVTGPIEATALGNVLVQARTAGEIGSLAEIRSVVRASSAVKRYEPQDTFAWDDAYGRFRDLLQRTKS; the protein is encoded by the coding sequence ATGGCGGAATCGTGCTATCTGGCGATCGATCTCGGCGCCGAGAGCGGCCGGCTCATGGCGGGACTGTTTAACGGCCAAACGATCCGTCTGGAGGAGATTCACCGGTTTTCGAACGGGCCGGTACACGTTGCGGAAACGCTGCGGTGGGATGTGATCCGGCTGTGGTCGGAGATCCAGATCGGGCTGGCGAAGGCGGCGTCGCGGTTCGGTCAGTCGATCGTGTCGGTGGGGGTCGACACCTGGGGGGTCGACTATGTGCTGCTGTCGAAGACGGGGGAGATCCTGGGGCAGCCGTATCACTATCGCGACGTCCGGACCAGCGGGATGCTGGATTATGCGTTTTCGCGGGCGCCGCGGTCGGAGATTTTCGCCCAGACCGGGTTGCAGTTCATGGAGATCAATTCGCTGTATCAGCTTGTGGCGATGCAGCGGACGAATGGGCCGTTGCTGGCGCTCGCCGACAAGTTTCTGATGATGCCCGACTTCTTCCACTGGCTGCTGTGCGGGAGCAAGGTGGTCGAGTTTACGAACGCGACGACTTCGCAGTGTTTTCATCCGGTGGAGCGCAACTGGTCGTACGACATGCTGCGGCGGCTGGAGCTGCCGACGGACATGTTTCCGGAGGTTGTTCCGCCGGGAACGAAGCTGGGGCGATTGCGGGAGAGCGTGGCCCGGCGGGCGGGTTTGCCGCGGCTCGACGTGGTGGCGCCGGCGACGCACGACACCGGCGCGGCGATTGCGGCGGTTCCGACCGATCACACAGGTTCGGCCAACTGGGCATACATCAGCAGCGGCACGTGGTCGCTGATGGGGCTGGAAGTGCAGCACGCGGTGCTGTCGCAGCGCGCGCTGGAGTTGAATGTCACGAACGAAGGCGGGATCGACGGGACATACCGGCTGCTGAAGAACATTATGGGGCTCTGGCTGGTGCAGCAGTGCCGACGGTCGTTCGAGCGGGGCGGGGCGTCGTACGATTATGGGTTGCTGACGCAGATTGCGCGCGACGCGCATGCGTTCCGGTGTTTCGTCGATCCGGATGCCCGGGAGTTTCTGGCGCCGGAGGATATGCCTTCGGCGATCTGCAGTTGGGCGCAGGCAAGCGGGCAGGAGGCGCCGGACAGCGAGGGGCAGATCATCCGGTGCTGCCTGGAGAGTCTGGCGCTGAAGTACCGGCAGGTGTTGAACTGGCTGGAAGAGCTGTCGGGCGAGCGGGTGGAGGTGATCCACATTGTCGGCGGCGGCACGCAGAACGAGCTGCTGAATCAGTTTACGGCGAACGCGTGCGGCCGGCCGGTTGTGACCGGGCCGATTGAAGCGACTGCGCTGGGTAACGTGCTGGTACAGGCGCGGACGGCGGGCGAGATCGGTTCGCTGGCCGAGATCCGGAGCGTGGTCCGGGCGTCGTCCGCCGTGAAGCGTTACGAGCCGCAGGACACGTTTGCCTGGGACGATGCGTACGGTCGATTCCGGGATTTGCTGCAGCGAACGAAGTCGTGA